A single genomic interval of Chitinophaga sp. 180180018-3 harbors:
- a CDS encoding LD-carboxypeptidase: MKKGDLIGITCSSSKMDLQAAEYARGVLSSWGYRVHMGITVGTSFHNFSAPDELRLEELQDMLDDPEIKAIVFGRGGYGMVCIIDKLDFTRFRKHPKWLCGYSDITTLHAHVQRQLGIATIHSMNCSGITPTTIDNEYVESLANVLKGKPYRYSAPSHPLNKEGKTSGILVGGNLSMLANVSGTRSQINTRDKILLLEDIGEYRYHVDRMMYNLKRAGWLDKLAGLVVGAFTDGKDTDTPFGQTEYEIISNLVQEYDYPVCFGFSSGHQDANYSLKLGMKHDLKIGSKTVLAVNA; encoded by the coding sequence TTGAAAAAAGGTGATCTGATCGGAATTACCTGTTCCAGCAGTAAAATGGATCTGCAGGCTGCGGAGTACGCCCGCGGCGTGCTGAGCTCCTGGGGTTACCGTGTACATATGGGCATTACAGTGGGTACCAGTTTCCATAATTTTTCAGCCCCTGATGAACTCCGGCTGGAGGAACTACAGGATATGCTGGACGACCCTGAAATTAAAGCGATTGTTTTCGGCCGTGGCGGCTACGGAATGGTATGTATCATCGACAAGCTGGATTTCACCCGTTTTCGTAAACACCCCAAATGGCTCTGTGGCTACAGCGACATCACCACGTTGCATGCGCATGTGCAACGACAGTTGGGTATTGCCACTATTCACTCCATGAACTGCAGTGGTATTACACCAACCACTATCGATAATGAATATGTGGAAAGCCTGGCGAACGTGCTGAAAGGAAAACCTTACCGTTATTCCGCCCCCTCACATCCGCTGAACAAAGAAGGTAAAACCTCCGGAATACTGGTAGGTGGTAACCTCTCGATGCTGGCAAATGTTTCCGGTACCCGTTCGCAGATTAATACCAGGGATAAAATACTCCTGCTGGAAGATATCGGAGAATACCGGTATCATGTAGACCGTATGATGTATAACCTGAAAAGGGCCGGCTGGCTCGATAAGCTCGCCGGATTGGTAGTAGGCGCTTTTACAGACGGTAAAGATACCGATACCCCGTTTGGACAAACCGAATACGAAATTATCAGCAACCTGGTGCAGGAATACGATTATCCTGTTTGCTTCGGCTTCTCCAGCGGACATCAGGATGCCAACTACTCCCTGAAACTCGGAATGAAACATGATCTGAAGATCGGTTCCAAGACGGTGCTGGCGGTGAATGCCTAA
- the metG gene encoding methionine--tRNA ligase — protein MGKFNRYLITAALPYANGPVHIGHLAGCYLPADIYVRYLRAKKADVKFVCGTDEHGVPITIKAMKEGVSPQDVVDRYHKIIGDSFAAMGISFDIFSRTSNEIHHKTSQEFFLKMYNDGLFEEKESEQYYDPEKNIFLADRYIMGTCPKCGNDKAYGDQCERCGSSLSPDDLINPHSTLSNAVPVKKKTKHWYMPLQNYEPWLKQWVLEEHKEWKNNVYGQCKSWLESGLQSRAMTRDSSWGVKVPLPDAEGKVLYVWFDAPIGYISATKELTENWADYWCKDDTKLVHFIGKDNIVFHCIIFPAMMKAHGGFVLPDNVPANEFLNLEGEKISTSRNWAVWVNDYIQDFPDQQDVLRYVLCATAPETKDNDFSWKDFQERNNSELVAVFGNFINRAMVLMHKLCGGKVPRLHEEFKSEDDRAMLAEFIPAKEKIETSLENYRFREALAEVIEFARKGNGYLQKCEPWILVSILEKLNAGEQHPKYPDYTEKDIPALQARIDNCLHICLQMAANLAIFSHPFLPYTARKICHQLKVVDRMLEWENAGSEKLLNVGYSLRAPELLFKKVEDAQVQAEVEKLHARRREAEAAAAAAAGTVAPVVEAAPAKPEIQYEDFVKLDLRVGTIVNAEKVEKADKLLKLLVDIGTEKRTVVSGIAMHFKPEDIIGKQVTLVANLAPRKMRGIESQGMILMAEDNGKLVFVNPNENVASGSSVS, from the coding sequence ATGGGAAAATTTAATAGATATTTAATAACTGCGGCATTACCCTATGCCAACGGCCCTGTGCACATAGGGCACCTGGCCGGTTGTTACCTGCCTGCAGATATTTATGTACGTTATCTGCGCGCTAAAAAGGCAGATGTAAAATTCGTATGCGGAACTGACGAACATGGGGTGCCTATCACTATCAAAGCCATGAAGGAAGGCGTGAGCCCGCAGGATGTGGTAGACAGATATCATAAGATCATTGGCGACAGTTTCGCTGCCATGGGTATTTCTTTCGATATATTTTCCCGTACCAGTAACGAAATTCATCATAAAACATCCCAGGAATTTTTTCTGAAGATGTATAACGACGGGCTGTTCGAAGAGAAGGAATCGGAACAGTATTACGACCCGGAGAAGAATATTTTCCTGGCCGACAGATATATCATGGGTACCTGCCCCAAATGTGGTAACGACAAGGCTTACGGCGATCAGTGCGAGCGCTGTGGAAGCTCGCTCAGCCCTGATGACCTGATCAACCCGCATTCTACCCTCAGTAATGCAGTACCGGTGAAGAAGAAAACCAAACACTGGTACATGCCGCTGCAGAATTATGAACCGTGGCTGAAACAGTGGGTACTGGAAGAACATAAAGAGTGGAAAAATAACGTATACGGACAATGCAAAAGCTGGCTGGAAAGCGGATTGCAAAGTCGTGCTATGACCCGCGACAGCAGCTGGGGCGTTAAAGTGCCGTTGCCCGATGCAGAGGGAAAAGTGCTGTACGTTTGGTTCGATGCGCCTATTGGCTACATTTCCGCCACTAAGGAACTGACAGAAAACTGGGCTGACTACTGGTGTAAAGACGATACCAAACTGGTACACTTCATCGGTAAAGACAATATCGTTTTCCACTGTATCATTTTCCCGGCTATGATGAAAGCTCACGGGGGCTTTGTACTACCGGACAATGTACCTGCGAACGAATTCCTGAACCTGGAAGGGGAGAAAATTTCTACTTCCCGTAACTGGGCTGTATGGGTGAACGATTATATTCAGGATTTCCCGGATCAGCAGGATGTATTGCGTTATGTACTTTGTGCTACCGCGCCGGAAACAAAAGATAACGACTTCAGCTGGAAAGATTTCCAGGAGCGCAATAACAGCGAACTGGTAGCCGTTTTCGGCAACTTCATCAATCGTGCAATGGTATTGATGCACAAACTCTGCGGAGGAAAAGTGCCTCGTTTGCATGAAGAATTCAAGAGTGAAGACGATCGGGCAATGCTGGCAGAATTCATTCCGGCAAAAGAAAAGATTGAAACCAGCCTGGAAAATTACCGTTTCCGGGAAGCACTCGCGGAAGTGATAGAGTTTGCCCGAAAAGGTAATGGCTACCTGCAGAAATGCGAGCCCTGGATACTGGTAAGCATACTTGAGAAGTTGAATGCCGGAGAACAGCATCCGAAATATCCTGATTACACCGAAAAGGATATCCCGGCGTTGCAGGCACGTATCGACAACTGTCTGCATATTTGTTTGCAGATGGCGGCTAACCTGGCGATCTTCTCTCATCCGTTCCTGCCTTATACCGCCCGTAAGATCTGTCATCAGCTGAAAGTGGTAGACCGTATGCTGGAATGGGAAAATGCCGGTAGCGAGAAGTTATTGAACGTGGGCTATTCGCTGCGTGCACCTGAACTGCTCTTCAAGAAAGTGGAAGACGCACAGGTACAGGCAGAAGTGGAAAAACTGCATGCACGCCGCCGTGAAGCGGAAGCCGCTGCGGCCGCAGCAGCCGGAACCGTGGCTCCTGTTGTGGAAGCAGCTCCTGCCAAACCGGAAATACAATACGAAGATTTCGTGAAGCTGGATCTGCGCGTAGGCACCATCGTTAATGCTGAAAAAGTGGAAAAAGCAGACAAATTGCTCAAATTGCTCGTTGATATAGGTACAGAAAAACGTACTGTTGTTTCTGGTATTGCTATGCACTTCAAACCGGAAGATATTATCGGCAAACAGGTTACGCTTGTAGCAAATCTTGCTCCACGCAAGATGCGCGGTATCGAAAGCCAGGGCATGATCCTGATGGCGGAAGATAATGGCAAACTGGTGTTTGTAAATCCGAATGAAAACGTTGCATCGGGTAGTTCGGTAAGCTAG
- a CDS encoding 3-hydroxyacyl-CoA dehydrogenase/enoyl-CoA hydratase family protein, with product MLHINKVAVLGSGVMGSRIACHFAGIGVQVLLLDIAPKELNDAEKKKNLTLDSPVVKNRIVNDALQAAVKSNPSPLFTKDVLRNIKTGNFTDDMKRLADMDWIIEVVVENLDIKKSVFDQVEKFRKPGTLITSNTSGIPIHLMTEGRSDDFKKHFCGTHFFNPPRYLRLLEIIPTPHTDPAVIDFLMHYGDLYLGKTTVLCKDTPAFIANRVGVFSIMAIFHIMQEMGLGIDEIDALTGPVIGRPKSATFRTADVVGIDTLVKVAKGVMDNCPEDEAITIFKIPPFLQKVVENNWLGDKTGQGFYKKTKGEGGSKEILTLDLQTMEYGPKQKAKFASIDAAKPVEDLKQRIKMLTAASDKAGEFYKQFHAFLFSYVSHRIPEIADDLYKVDDAMKAGFGWEIGPFESWDLLGTGEYVSLIEQKGLTVAQWVKDMLAKGISSFYKIENGKKLYYDVATQAYKPLPGEGQFIILENFSKNVVWKNSACSLIDIGDGVVCFDWKTKMNTIGGEVLDGLNKAVDRAEKDFRGLVVGNEGTNFSAGANVGMIFMLAAEQEYDELDMAVRLFQRSTMRLRYSSVPVVVAPHALTLGGGCEMCLHADKVQAAAETYIGLVELGVGLIPGGGGTKEMTLRASLEFKEGRIEEEPLKDYFMTVATAKVATSGFEGFDMGVLRKGHDEITMNSSRLIADAKRSVIALADEGYTRPVEKTAIKVLGRGALGALLSGIYAMKFGNYISEHDQKVANKLAYVMCGGDLTETSLVSEQYLLDLEREAFLSLCGERKTLERLQSVIKTGKPVRN from the coding sequence ATGCTTCATATTAACAAGGTTGCCGTTCTAGGCTCGGGTGTAATGGGATCAAGAATTGCCTGCCACTTTGCAGGCATTGGAGTACAGGTGTTATTGCTGGATATCGCTCCAAAGGAATTAAATGATGCAGAAAAAAAGAAGAACCTGACGCTGGATAGTCCCGTTGTGAAGAACCGGATTGTAAATGATGCGTTGCAGGCTGCCGTTAAATCAAATCCATCGCCGCTCTTTACCAAAGATGTGCTCAGGAATATAAAAACGGGCAATTTCACGGATGATATGAAGCGCCTGGCCGACATGGACTGGATCATCGAAGTAGTGGTGGAAAACCTTGATATAAAAAAATCCGTATTTGATCAGGTGGAAAAATTCCGCAAACCGGGCACCCTGATCACTTCCAATACCTCCGGGATTCCTATTCACCTGATGACAGAAGGCCGTAGTGATGATTTTAAGAAGCATTTCTGCGGTACTCACTTCTTCAACCCTCCCCGCTATCTGCGTCTGCTGGAAATTATCCCTACTCCGCATACAGATCCGGCAGTGATCGATTTCCTGATGCACTACGGCGATTTGTATCTCGGTAAAACCACCGTATTATGTAAAGATACACCGGCATTTATAGCTAACAGGGTAGGCGTTTTCTCTATCATGGCCATTTTCCATATTATGCAGGAAATGGGGCTGGGCATCGATGAAATAGATGCGCTGACAGGCCCCGTTATCGGCAGGCCTAAATCCGCCACCTTCCGCACTGCAGATGTAGTAGGTATAGACACGCTGGTGAAAGTAGCCAAAGGCGTGATGGACAACTGCCCCGAGGATGAAGCAATTACTATTTTTAAAATACCTCCCTTCCTGCAGAAAGTAGTGGAGAACAATTGGCTGGGCGACAAAACAGGACAGGGATTTTATAAGAAAACCAAGGGCGAGGGCGGTAGTAAAGAGATCCTTACGCTGGACCTGCAGACCATGGAGTATGGGCCAAAACAAAAAGCGAAGTTCGCCAGTATAGATGCCGCTAAGCCGGTGGAAGACCTGAAACAGCGTATTAAAATGCTGACAGCAGCTTCCGATAAGGCCGGTGAATTCTATAAGCAATTCCATGCCTTCCTGTTTTCGTATGTTTCGCACCGCATACCTGAAATAGCAGACGACCTCTATAAAGTGGATGATGCCATGAAGGCCGGTTTCGGCTGGGAAATAGGTCCGTTCGAATCCTGGGATCTGCTGGGTACAGGCGAGTATGTAAGCCTGATCGAACAGAAAGGGCTGACAGTGGCACAATGGGTAAAAGATATGCTGGCAAAGGGTATCAGCAGTTTTTATAAAATCGAGAATGGGAAAAAGCTGTATTACGACGTGGCTACACAGGCTTACAAACCATTGCCTGGGGAAGGACAGTTCATTATTCTGGAAAACTTCTCCAAAAACGTGGTGTGGAAAAACAGTGCCTGTAGCCTGATCGATATTGGTGATGGAGTAGTTTGCTTTGACTGGAAAACCAAAATGAATACAATCGGTGGGGAAGTGCTCGACGGTTTGAATAAGGCGGTAGACCGCGCGGAGAAAGATTTCCGTGGCCTTGTGGTTGGTAATGAAGGAACTAATTTCTCTGCCGGCGCTAATGTAGGAATGATTTTCATGCTGGCAGCAGAGCAGGAATATGATGAGCTGGATATGGCAGTACGCCTGTTCCAGCGCAGCACGATGCGACTGAGGTACTCATCTGTTCCCGTGGTAGTGGCGCCTCATGCGCTCACCCTGGGCGGCGGCTGCGAGATGTGTTTGCACGCCGATAAAGTGCAGGCAGCGGCTGAAACCTATATCGGACTGGTGGAATTGGGCGTAGGCCTGATCCCGGGCGGTGGCGGTACCAAGGAAATGACCCTGCGTGCCAGCCTGGAGTTTAAAGAGGGACGCATTGAAGAAGAGCCGCTGAAAGATTACTTCATGACGGTAGCTACCGCGAAAGTAGCTACTTCCGGTTTTGAAGGATTTGATATGGGGGTGCTGCGCAAAGGGCACGATGAAATCACCATGAATAGCAGTCGCCTGATTGCCGACGCGAAACGCAGTGTGATAGCGCTGGCAGATGAAGGGTATACCCGTCCGGTTGAAAAAACAGCTATCAAAGTACTGGGTCGTGGTGCGTTGGGAGCGCTGTTGTCTGGCATTTACGCCATGAAGTTTGGTAACTATATTTCCGAACATGATCAGAAGGTGGCCAACAAGCTCGCCTATGTGATGTGCGGAGGTGATCTTACTGAAACATCACTGGTGAGCGAGCAATACCTGCTTGACCTCGAAAGGGAAGCTTTCCTGAGCCTTTGTGGAGAAAGGAAAACCCTGGAACGCCTGCAAAGCGTGATTAAAACGGGCAAGCCTGTACGAAATTAA
- a CDS encoding ATP-binding cassette domain-containing protein, whose translation MSVLSLHNISKRFGAVQALADVSFEVPPGSVFGILGPNGSGKTTLLGIVTDVLKADTGHFTLLGKTPDGGVRRQIGTLLETPNFYHYLSGYKNLEIAAAIKERGKEDIPRVLELCGLTHRQHAAFKTYSLGMKQRLALASVLLGNPDVLILDEPTNGLDPSGIAEVRELVQHLAQTGKTILLASHLLDEVEKVCTHVAILRSGKLLVSGAVSEVISRNDYVEAGAADNQQLLAVIQQYPGCTGAAIQGPVVRAMFAAAPDAAAINSFCARQGVWLQHLQVRKKSLETAFLEITNIPPAS comes from the coding sequence GTGTCAGTCTTATCCTTACATAATATTTCCAAACGCTTCGGCGCCGTACAGGCCCTGGCGGATGTATCTTTCGAGGTGCCTCCCGGAAGTGTATTCGGAATACTGGGGCCAAATGGTAGCGGAAAAACCACTTTGCTCGGCATTGTAACCGATGTGTTGAAAGCGGATACCGGCCACTTCACCCTGTTGGGGAAAACTCCTGATGGTGGGGTACGGCGCCAGATCGGCACGTTACTGGAAACACCAAATTTTTATCATTACCTCAGCGGATATAAGAATCTTGAAATTGCAGCTGCCATAAAAGAGCGGGGAAAAGAGGATATTCCCCGTGTACTGGAGTTGTGCGGGCTAACCCACCGACAGCATGCGGCGTTCAAAACCTATTCCCTGGGCATGAAACAGCGGCTGGCGCTGGCATCGGTACTGTTGGGCAATCCTGATGTGCTGATCCTGGATGAGCCCACCAACGGCCTTGATCCTTCCGGGATTGCTGAAGTGCGTGAACTGGTACAACACCTGGCGCAAACGGGGAAAACCATACTGCTGGCCAGCCACCTGCTCGATGAAGTAGAGAAAGTATGCACACATGTGGCCATCCTGCGTTCCGGAAAACTGCTGGTATCAGGCGCGGTAAGTGAGGTAATCAGCCGGAATGATTATGTGGAAGCAGGAGCCGCCGATAATCAGCAGTTACTTGCTGTAATACAGCAGTACCCGGGTTGTACCGGTGCTGCCATTCAAGGCCCGGTGGTGAGAGCAATGTTTGCGGCTGCTCCCGATGCCGCTGCCATCAACAGTTTCTGTGCCCGGCAGGGCGTCTGGCTGCAACATCTGCAGGTACGGAAGAAAAGCCTTGAAACTGCATTCCTGGAAATCACTAATATTCCCCCGGCTTCATGA
- a CDS encoding ABC transporter permease yields the protein MKQIIYIEWLKVKQYRTFWVMLILALAVIPGGNFIVASKFNESPKELSKLLGNPFSFPDVWLTTAVTSSYISIMGGLLLIILVTNEFTYRTHRQNIIDGWDRKDFVLAKLFWLVSVAVLTLVVATLSGAAIGWIYGNTSFSLEGYQYMLYYFMQVLVMLTIALLLGILLKRAGLSIVLFLAYNMMLDQVLSFLIKKSAGKIGGLLPLQSGDELLPFPLVGKMIAVDDQYDTQVYVIAMFAYIALGIWLVFRKMLKSDL from the coding sequence ATGAAACAGATCATCTATATCGAATGGCTGAAAGTAAAGCAGTACCGTACCTTTTGGGTAATGCTGATATTGGCGCTGGCCGTGATACCAGGTGGTAATTTCATCGTTGCCAGCAAGTTCAATGAAAGCCCCAAAGAGTTGAGTAAGCTTCTGGGCAATCCTTTCAGTTTCCCGGATGTGTGGCTGACAACGGCTGTTACCAGCAGTTATATCTCCATCATGGGTGGTTTGTTGCTCATTATCCTGGTAACAAATGAATTTACCTACCGCACGCATCGGCAGAATATCATAGACGGCTGGGACCGGAAAGATTTTGTACTGGCCAAGTTGTTCTGGCTGGTATCTGTTGCCGTGCTGACATTAGTGGTAGCTACGCTCAGCGGAGCCGCTATCGGCTGGATATACGGCAATACATCATTCAGTCTGGAGGGCTACCAATACATGCTTTATTATTTCATGCAGGTGCTGGTGATGCTGACAATTGCACTGCTATTGGGAATATTGTTGAAAAGAGCAGGGCTGAGCATTGTACTGTTCCTGGCCTACAATATGATGCTGGATCAGGTGTTGTCTTTTTTAATCAAGAAAAGCGCCGGGAAGATAGGCGGCCTGCTGCCGCTGCAAAGCGGTGATGAACTGCTGCCTTTTCCGCTGGTAGGTAAAATGATAGCAGTGGACGACCAGTACGATACCCAGGTATATGTAATCGCAATGTTCGCTTACATCGCGTTAGGGATCTGGCTGGTTTTCCGGAAAATGCTTAAGTCGGATCTGTAG